In Alosa sapidissima isolate fAloSap1 chromosome 4, fAloSap1.pri, whole genome shotgun sequence, the following are encoded in one genomic region:
- the tsfm gene encoding elongation factor Ts, mitochondrial has translation MLVKYSVMGLFSSVRIVGTELSKLCTPQHLRCLHTGCASLAADKAQLMKLRKSTGYTFINCKAALERFNNDITQAENWLNEQAQKEGWSKANKLEGRRAKEGLVGLLMQDSSAVMVEVNCETDFVAKNEKFQQLVKDVALATMEHHHSKAKGQGGYMKSTLQAEDLAKLSVSGGSSLADQMALYIGRLGENMSVRRAVCLSVPSDWRIGSYVHGGAAAALMGVAMGKYSALVVFQDGASSGSETLGRKLAQHVVGEAPVSLGNMDDLPTGQSETRLLQQALLWDSSLTVAQFLRQQNAKVMDFARFQCGEGSE, from the exons ATGCTGGTGAAATACTCTGTGATGGGTTTATTTAGTTCTGTCCGCATCGTCGGAACCGAACTAAGCAAG TTATGTACGCCGCAGCACCTGAGATGTCTCCATACAGGCTGTGCGAGTCTGGCCGCAGATAAAGCTCAGCTCATGAAGCTGAGGAAGAGCACAGGGTACACCTTCATCAACTGCAAAGCCGCGCTGGAAAGATTCAACAACGACATCACACAG GCAGAGAACTGGCTGAATGAGCAGGCCCAGAAAGAAGGCTGGAGCAAAGCCAATAAACTGGAAGGCCGTCGGGCAAAGGAAGGACTCGTTGGCCTCCTCATGCAGGACAGCAGTGCAGTCATGGTGGAG gtgaatTGTGAGACAGATTTTGTGGCAAAAAATGAGAAGTTTCAGCAGCTGGTGAAGGATGTTGCTCTTGCCACCATGGAACACCACCATAGCAAAGCAAAAGGACAGGGAGGCTACATGAAG AGCACGCTACAGGCAGAGGACCTGGCAAAGCTGAGTGTGTCTGGAGGGTCCTCATTGGCTGACCAGATGGCCTTGTACATTG GTCGGTTGGGGGAAAACATGTCAGTAAGGCGGgctgtgtgcttgagtgtgccTTCTGATTGGAGGATTGGCTCGTACGTCCACGGAGGGGCGGCGGCGGCTCTGATGGGCGTGGCCATGGGGAAGTACAGCGCCCTGGTGGTGTTCCAGGACGGGGCCTCCAGCGGCTCCGAGACCCTCGGCAGGAAGTTGGCGCAGCACGTGGTGGGCGAGGCACCCGTGTCGCTAGGTAACATGGACGACCTGCCCACCGGCCAATCGGAGACCAGGCTTCTCCAGCAGGCGCTGCTGTGGGACTCGAGCCTCACTGTGGCCCAGTTTCTACGGCAACAGAACGCCAAGGTGATGGACTTTGCGCGCTTCCAGTGTGGAGAGGGAAGCGAATAA
- the endou gene encoding poly(U)-specific endoribonuclease-A isoform X2: MLYTFLFGTLSCKGRCGEQYNSQNECHCNSKCSSYNNCCTDYNDLCGGSGGSGSGGQILDSEITALSEVLYALDSNKASMSEVILNTQALVSNSQTSAQQDLSPNKLFQFVDEASLFSKPTYAAFLALLDNYSRQTGVTENFSPEQVAEQEHFLTESISNTEVGQELYAFLYTKGLYKSEEEFKYDLKMMWFGLYTRYAGKMDSSGFEHIFAGEIKKSKVSGFHNWLQFYLLEKQGLLNYYSHSFNGPWETYPDVLGMQFKWDGYYKQVGSAIIGCSPEFDLALYSLCYIARPGKQCKLSLGGKSLMIQTYTWDNSSYGNGKKYIASAFPSTP; this comes from the exons atgctttacacctttttattcg GAACCTTGTCTTGCAAAGGTCGTTGTGGTGAGCAGTATAATTCCCAGAACGAATGCCACTGCAACTCTAAATGCAGCAGCTATAACAACTGCTGCACTGATTACAATGACTTGTGTGGAG gTTCAGGAGGTTCTGGCTCTGGTGGTCAAATTTTGGACAGTGAGATCACTGCTCTCTCAGAGGTCCTCTACGCTCTGGACTCCAACAAAGCCTCCATGTCTGAGGTGATCCTGAACACTCAGGCCCTTGTGTCCAACTCCCAGACCAGCGCCCAGCAGGACCTCTCCCCTAACAA GCTGTTCCAGTTTGTGGACGAGGCCTCTCTGTTCTCCAAGCCCACCTATGCTGCCTTCCTGGCTCTGCTGGACAACTACTCTCGGCAGACAGGCGTGACGGAGAACTTCAGCCCCGAGCAGGTGGCGGAGCAGGAGCACTTCCTCACCGAGAGCATCAGCAACACTGAAGTGGGCCAGGAGCTCTACGCCTTCCTCTACACCAAAG GCCTGTACAAGTCTGAGGAGGAGTTTAAGTATGACCTGAAAATGATGTGGTTTGGACTCTACACCCGCTACGCTGGCAAGATGGACTCCAGTGGCTTCGAGCACATCTTTGCAG GGGAGATTAAGAAGAGTAAGGTGTCTGGCTTCCACAACTGGCTGCAGTTCTACCTGCTGGAGAAGCAGGGTCTGCTGAACTACTACAGCCACAGCTTCAACGGCCCA TGGGAGACCTACCCCgatgtgctggggatgcagttTAAATGGGATGGCTACTACAAGCAGGTGGGCTCCGCCATCATTGGCTGCAGCCCTGAGTTCGATCTGGCCCTCTACAGTCTCTGCTACATAGCCCGGCCTGGCAAACA GTGTAAGCTGAGCCTGGGAGGTAAGTCTCTGATGATTCAGACGTACACCTGGGACAACTCCTCCTATGGAAACGGCAAGAAGTACATCGCCTCTGCCTTCCCTTCCACACCCTAA
- the endou gene encoding poly(U)-specific endoribonuclease-A isoform X1, whose amino-acid sequence MKIILLLSLAFVLVSQSYGNSLDSCQGRCGYGTDAGFTCQCNSACERYGDCCHDYLAICKGTLSCKGRCGEQYNSQNECHCNSKCSSYNNCCTDYNDLCGGSGGSGSGGQILDSEITALSEVLYALDSNKASMSEVILNTQALVSNSQTSAQQDLSPNKLFQFVDEASLFSKPTYAAFLALLDNYSRQTGVTENFSPEQVAEQEHFLTESISNTEVGQELYAFLYTKGLYKSEEEFKYDLKMMWFGLYTRYAGKMDSSGFEHIFAGEIKKSKVSGFHNWLQFYLLEKQGLLNYYSHSFNGPWETYPDVLGMQFKWDGYYKQVGSAIIGCSPEFDLALYSLCYIARPGKQCKLSLGGKSLMIQTYTWDNSSYGNGKKYIASAFPSTP is encoded by the exons ATGAAGATAATTCTGCTTCTCTCGCTTGCGTTCGTCCTGGTATCCCAGAGCTATGGCA ACTCTCTGGACTCGTGCCAGGGTCGCTGTGGTTATGGAACGGATGCAGGATTCACCTGTCAGTGTAACTCGGCCTGTGAGCGCTACGGTGACTGTTGCCATGATTACCTGGCCATCTGCAAAG GAACCTTGTCTTGCAAAGGTCGTTGTGGTGAGCAGTATAATTCCCAGAACGAATGCCACTGCAACTCTAAATGCAGCAGCTATAACAACTGCTGCACTGATTACAATGACTTGTGTGGAG gTTCAGGAGGTTCTGGCTCTGGTGGTCAAATTTTGGACAGTGAGATCACTGCTCTCTCAGAGGTCCTCTACGCTCTGGACTCCAACAAAGCCTCCATGTCTGAGGTGATCCTGAACACTCAGGCCCTTGTGTCCAACTCCCAGACCAGCGCCCAGCAGGACCTCTCCCCTAACAA GCTGTTCCAGTTTGTGGACGAGGCCTCTCTGTTCTCCAAGCCCACCTATGCTGCCTTCCTGGCTCTGCTGGACAACTACTCTCGGCAGACAGGCGTGACGGAGAACTTCAGCCCCGAGCAGGTGGCGGAGCAGGAGCACTTCCTCACCGAGAGCATCAGCAACACTGAAGTGGGCCAGGAGCTCTACGCCTTCCTCTACACCAAAG GCCTGTACAAGTCTGAGGAGGAGTTTAAGTATGACCTGAAAATGATGTGGTTTGGACTCTACACCCGCTACGCTGGCAAGATGGACTCCAGTGGCTTCGAGCACATCTTTGCAG GGGAGATTAAGAAGAGTAAGGTGTCTGGCTTCCACAACTGGCTGCAGTTCTACCTGCTGGAGAAGCAGGGTCTGCTGAACTACTACAGCCACAGCTTCAACGGCCCA TGGGAGACCTACCCCgatgtgctggggatgcagttTAAATGGGATGGCTACTACAAGCAGGTGGGCTCCGCCATCATTGGCTGCAGCCCTGAGTTCGATCTGGCCCTCTACAGTCTCTGCTACATAGCCCGGCCTGGCAAACA GTGTAAGCTGAGCCTGGGAGGTAAGTCTCTGATGATTCAGACGTACACCTGGGACAACTCCTCCTATGGAAACGGCAAGAAGTACATCGCCTCTGCCTTCCCTTCCACACCCTAA